From Panicum hallii strain FIL2 chromosome 2, PHallii_v3.1, whole genome shotgun sequence, a single genomic window includes:
- the LOC112882315 gene encoding aspartyl protease family protein At5g10770-like isoform X2, which translates to MHALPRNFSRWVGCLVTRNNDDDAPASNSSSLSVVHRHGPCSPLLARAGGAPSHAEILDRDQDRVDSIHRRSSAAVHTARASKGVSLPARTGVSLGTGNYIVSVGLGTPRRDFSVVFDTGSDLSWVQCRPCNGCYEQQDPLFDPAQSSTYAAVPCGDPQCRGLDSWTCASSGSRCRYEVVYGDQSQTDGNLVRDTLALGPSDALQGFVFGCGDDDSGLFGRADGLVGLGRNRVSLASQAAARYGAGFSYCLPSSPSAAGYLSLGGAAPSNAQFTAMVARGDTPSFYYLNLVGIKVAGRTVRVPEAVFRAPGTVIDSGTVITRLPETAYRALRGAFARFMRKYKRAPAMSILDTCYDFTGYTTVQIPSVALVFSGGATVSLDFNGVLYVPKVSQACLAFASNGDDTSIGILGNTQQKTFAVVYDVANQKIGFAAKACT; encoded by the exons ATGCATGCGCTCCCAAGAAATTTCAGCCGTTGGGTTGGGTGCCTTGTTACCCGAAACAATGACGATGATGCCCCTG CGTCCAACTCGTCGTCTCTCAGCGTCGTGCACCGGCACGGCCCGTGCTCGCCGCTGCTGGctcgggccggcggcgcgccgtCCCACGCGGAGATCCTGGACCGGGACCAGGACAGGGTGGACTCCATCCACCGCAGGTCGTCGGCGGCGGTCCACACGGCCCGCGCCTCCAAGGGCGTGTCCCTGCCGGCGCGCACGGGCGTGTCCCTCGGCACGGGCAACTACATCGTCTCGGTCGGGCTCGGCACGCCCCGGCGGGACTTCTCGGTGGTGTTCGACACCGGCAGCGACCTGTCGTGGGTGCAGTGCAGGCCCTGCAACGGCTGCTACGAGCAGCAGGACCCGCTCTTCGACCCGGCGCAGTCGTCCACGtacgccgccgtgccctgcgGCGACCCGCAGTGCCGCGGGCTCGACTCGTGGACCTGCGCGTCGTCGGGCAGCAGGTGCCGCTACGAGGTCGTCTACGGCGACCAGTCGCAGACCGACGGCAACCTCGTGCGTGACACGCTGGCGCTGGGGCCGTCCGACGCGCTCCAGGGGTTCGTCTTCGGGTGCGGCGACGACGACTCCGGGCTGTTCGGCAGGGCCGACGGGCTCGTCGGCCTCGGCCGCAACAGGGTCTCGCTGGCCTCGCAGGCGGCGGCCAGGTACGGCGCGGGGTTCTCCTACTGCCTGCCCTCGTCTCCGAGCGCCGCGGGGTACCTGTCCCTCGGCGGCGCCGCGCCGTCCAACGCGCAGTTCacggcgatggtggcccgcggCGACACGCCGTCGTTCTACTACCTCAACCTCGTCGGCATCAAGGTGGCCGGGCGGACGGTCAGGGTCCCCGAGGCCGTGTTCCGGGCGCCCGGCACGGTGATCGACTCGGGCACCGTCATCACCCGCCTCCCGGAGACCGCCTACAGGGCGCTCCGGGGGGCGTTCGCGCGCTTCATGCGCAAGTACAAGCGGGCGCCGGCGATGTCCATCCTGGACACGTGCTACGACTTCACGGGCTACACGACGGTGCAGATCCCGTCGGTGGCGCTGGTGTTCTCCGGCGGCGCCACCGTGAGCCTCGACTTCAACGGGGTGCTGTACGTGCCCAAGGTGTCGCAGGCCTGCCTGGCGTTCGCGTCCAACGGCGACGACACCAGCATCGGCATCCTCGGGAACACGCAGCAGAAGACGTTCGCCGTCGTCTATGACGTGGCCAACCAGAAGATCGGGTTCGCCGCCAAGGCCTGCACCTGA
- the LOC112882315 gene encoding aspartyl protease family protein At5g10770-like isoform X1: MAPATRRAPLSRGPGSCLLAAALALAVLASPARLGASAAADGSSGAPDWHVVSVSSLLPSAVCTAVGARASNSSSLSVVHRHGPCSPLLARAGGAPSHAEILDRDQDRVDSIHRRSSAAVHTARASKGVSLPARTGVSLGTGNYIVSVGLGTPRRDFSVVFDTGSDLSWVQCRPCNGCYEQQDPLFDPAQSSTYAAVPCGDPQCRGLDSWTCASSGSRCRYEVVYGDQSQTDGNLVRDTLALGPSDALQGFVFGCGDDDSGLFGRADGLVGLGRNRVSLASQAAARYGAGFSYCLPSSPSAAGYLSLGGAAPSNAQFTAMVARGDTPSFYYLNLVGIKVAGRTVRVPEAVFRAPGTVIDSGTVITRLPETAYRALRGAFARFMRKYKRAPAMSILDTCYDFTGYTTVQIPSVALVFSGGATVSLDFNGVLYVPKVSQACLAFASNGDDTSIGILGNTQQKTFAVVYDVANQKIGFAAKACT, from the exons ATGGCGCCCGCGACGCGGCGCGCTCCTCTGTCTCGTGGCCCTGGCAGCTGCCTGCTCGCGGCTGCGCTGGCGCTAGCGGTCCTCGCGTCTCCTGCCCGCCTcggcgcgtcggcggcggcggatgggaGCAGCGGCGCCCCCGACTGGCACGTCGTGAGCGTCAGCTCGCTGCTGCCGAGCGCGGTCTGCACGGCTGTGGGTGCGAGAG CGTCCAACTCGTCGTCTCTCAGCGTCGTGCACCGGCACGGCCCGTGCTCGCCGCTGCTGGctcgggccggcggcgcgccgtCCCACGCGGAGATCCTGGACCGGGACCAGGACAGGGTGGACTCCATCCACCGCAGGTCGTCGGCGGCGGTCCACACGGCCCGCGCCTCCAAGGGCGTGTCCCTGCCGGCGCGCACGGGCGTGTCCCTCGGCACGGGCAACTACATCGTCTCGGTCGGGCTCGGCACGCCCCGGCGGGACTTCTCGGTGGTGTTCGACACCGGCAGCGACCTGTCGTGGGTGCAGTGCAGGCCCTGCAACGGCTGCTACGAGCAGCAGGACCCGCTCTTCGACCCGGCGCAGTCGTCCACGtacgccgccgtgccctgcgGCGACCCGCAGTGCCGCGGGCTCGACTCGTGGACCTGCGCGTCGTCGGGCAGCAGGTGCCGCTACGAGGTCGTCTACGGCGACCAGTCGCAGACCGACGGCAACCTCGTGCGTGACACGCTGGCGCTGGGGCCGTCCGACGCGCTCCAGGGGTTCGTCTTCGGGTGCGGCGACGACGACTCCGGGCTGTTCGGCAGGGCCGACGGGCTCGTCGGCCTCGGCCGCAACAGGGTCTCGCTGGCCTCGCAGGCGGCGGCCAGGTACGGCGCGGGGTTCTCCTACTGCCTGCCCTCGTCTCCGAGCGCCGCGGGGTACCTGTCCCTCGGCGGCGCCGCGCCGTCCAACGCGCAGTTCacggcgatggtggcccgcggCGACACGCCGTCGTTCTACTACCTCAACCTCGTCGGCATCAAGGTGGCCGGGCGGACGGTCAGGGTCCCCGAGGCCGTGTTCCGGGCGCCCGGCACGGTGATCGACTCGGGCACCGTCATCACCCGCCTCCCGGAGACCGCCTACAGGGCGCTCCGGGGGGCGTTCGCGCGCTTCATGCGCAAGTACAAGCGGGCGCCGGCGATGTCCATCCTGGACACGTGCTACGACTTCACGGGCTACACGACGGTGCAGATCCCGTCGGTGGCGCTGGTGTTCTCCGGCGGCGCCACCGTGAGCCTCGACTTCAACGGGGTGCTGTACGTGCCCAAGGTGTCGCAGGCCTGCCTGGCGTTCGCGTCCAACGGCGACGACACCAGCATCGGCATCCTCGGGAACACGCAGCAGAAGACGTTCGCCGTCGTCTATGACGTGGCCAACCAGAAGATCGGGTTCGCCGCCAAGGCCTGCACCTGA
- the LOC112882316 gene encoding uncharacterized protein LOC112882316 produces MEAAKERRERLAADEGDAVQLPTETSPYVRYEGLEDYKMRGYGAQGHLPVSDVPHGGSGTDAPTVPGTAVPVARPERRIEVQAQRELGAGKDDAGRRGDASTDVINRQGVP; encoded by the coding sequence ATGGAGGCGGCCAAGGAGCGGCGGGAGCGCCTGGCCGCCGACGAGGGCGACGCGGTGCAGCTGCCGACGGAGACGAGCCCGTACGTGCGGTACGAGGGCCTGGAGGACTACAAGATGCGCGGCTACGGCGCGCAGGGCCACCTCCCGGTCTCCGACGTGCCCCACGGCGGCTCCGGCACCGACGCGCCCACCGTCCCGGGCACCGCCGTCCCCGTGGCGAGGCCGGAGCGCCGCATCGAAGTCCAGGCCCAGCGAGAACTGGGGGCGGGAAAGGacgacgccggccgccgcggggACGCGTCCACGGACGTCATCAACCGCCAAGGCGTGCCGTAG
- the LOC112881139 gene encoding aspartyl protease family protein At5g10770-like: MASLVRRCSRSRGCSLAALLALAALASPGRLGAAAAGEGGSGGKWHVVSVSSLLPSTVCTATEAPPNPSALSVVHRHGPCSPRWSRGDPPPSHAEILGWDRERVDAIHRKVAGAAASKSANATLQAHWGKPLGTSNYFISVGLGTPARDLAVEFDTGSDQSWVQCKPCGDCYEQHDPLFDPEGSSTYSAVSCGARECREFGSRNCSSSSDDKKCRYEVSYSDQSRTVGNLARDTLALTPTATLPGFMFGCGHRDTGVFGEVDGLLGLGRGKASLASQAAAQYGVGFSYCLPSSPSTVGYLTFGAAASAPANAQFTAMVTGKHDASFYYLNLTGVRVAGRAVEVPPSAFATAAGTIIDSGTAFSRIPPRAYAALRSSFRRAMGGRYRRAPAPPPFDTCYDLAGHEAVRVPSVALAFDGGATVVDLDPSGVLYAWDSMSQACLAFAPSPDEASLGVLGNVQQRTLAVVYDVGNQKIAFGAEGCA; this comes from the exons ATGGCTTCTCTGGTGCGGCGGTGCTCTCGGTCGCGCGGCTGCAGCCTCGCGGCCCTTCTCGCGCTGGCAGCTCTCGCCTCTCCTGGCCgtctcggcgcggcggcggcgggcgagggcGGCAGCGGAGGGAAGTGGCACGTCGTCAGCGTCAGCTCGCTGCTGCCGAGCACGGTCTGCACGGCCACGGAAG CGCCACCCAACCCGTCGGCGCTCAGCGTCGTGCACCGGCACGGCCCGTGCTCGCCGCGGTGGTCACGCGGCGACCCACCACCGTCTCACGCGGAGATCCTGGGCTGGGACCGGGAGAGGGTCGACGCCATACACCGCAAGGTCGCCGGCGCAGCGGCCTCCAAGAGTGCGAACGCGACCCTGCAGGCTCACTGGGGCAAACCCCTCGGCACCAGCAACTACTTCATCTCGGTCGGCCTCGGGACGCCGGCGAGGGACCTGGCGGTGGAGTTCGACACCGGCAGCGACCAGTCGTGGGTGCAGTGCAAGCCGTGCGGGGACTGCTACGAGCAGCACGACCCGCTCTTCGACCCCGAGGGGTCGTCGACCTACTCCGCCGTATCCTGCGGCGCGCGGGAGTGCCGAGAGTTCGGCTCGCGGAACTGCTCCTCATCATCAGACGACAAGAAGTGCCGGTACGAGGTTTCGTACAGCGACCAGTCGCGGACCGTGGGCAACCTCGCGCGGGACACGCTGGCACTGACGCCGACAGCAACCCTCCCGGGCTTCATGTTCGGGTGCGGCCACAGGGACACCGGGGTGTTCGGCGAGGTCGACGGACTCCTCGGCCTCGGCCGCGGGAAGGCGTCCTTGGCCTCGCAAGCGGCGGCCCAGTACGGCGTGGGCTTCTCCTACTGCCTCCCATCGTCGCCGAGCACCGTGGGGTACCTGACCTTCGGTGCAGCCGCATCCGCGCCAGCGAACGCGCAGTTCACGGCGATGGTTACCGGCAAGCACGACGCGTCGTTCTACTACCTCAACCTCACCGGCGTAAGGGTCGCCGGGAGGGCGGTCGAGGTACCCCCGTCCGCGTTCGCGACGGCGGCCGGCACGATAATCGACTCGGGCACGGCGTTCAGCCGCATCCCGCCGCGCGCCTACGCCGCGCTCCGGTCGTCGTTCCGGCGCGCCATGGGCGGCAGGTACAGGAGGgcgcccgccccgccgccctttGACACGTGCTACGACCTCGCCGGGCACGAGGCCGTGCGGGTGCCGTCGGTGGCGCTGGCGTTCGACGGCGGCGCCACCGTGGTCGACCTCGACCCCAGCGGCGTGCTGTACGCGTGGGACAGCATGTCGCAGGCGTGCCTGGCGTTCGCGCCCAGCCCCGACGAGGCGTCCCTGGGCGTGCTCGGGAACGTGCAGCAGAGGACGCTCGCCGTGGTCTACGACGTGGGCAACCAGAAGATCGCGTTCGGCGCCGAGGGCTGCGCCTAG